Proteins encoded together in one Aminipila butyrica window:
- a CDS encoding HNH endonuclease — MALKKTCTCGKLIDYSAPYCDECQARRKQEQAAKHRRYDKHIRNKEAAAFYNSPQWKHVRAEVIRNYKGLDFYEYYINKQIVYADMVHHIVELSEDWERRLDPRNLIPLAQEGQGNHSMIHKLYLKDKIKAQKLLFSLLNQWQLEFGGGGGT, encoded by the coding sequence ATGGCACTTAAGAAAACATGTACATGCGGTAAGCTTATAGACTACTCTGCGCCCTACTGCGATGAATGCCAGGCTAGAAGAAAGCAGGAGCAGGCAGCCAAGCATAGGCGCTATGACAAACATATCCGTAATAAAGAGGCCGCAGCATTCTATAACTCTCCACAGTGGAAGCATGTAAGAGCAGAAGTAATACGCAACTATAAAGGCCTCGATTTCTATGAGTATTACATCAACAAGCAGATTGTATATGCGGACATGGTTCATCATATCGTGGAACTCAGTGAAGACTGGGAGCGGCGGCTTGACCCTCGCAACCTGATACCATTGGCACAGGAAGGTCAGGGCAACCACAGCATGATCCATAAGTTATACCTGAAAGATAAAATAAAAGCGCAGAAGCTGCTATTTAGCCTTCTGAACCAGTGGCAGCTTGAGTTTGGAGGGGGAGGGGGTACCTGA